A single genomic interval of Pangasianodon hypophthalmus isolate fPanHyp1 chromosome 8, fPanHyp1.pri, whole genome shotgun sequence harbors:
- the LOC113534898 gene encoding solute carrier family 2, facilitated glucose transporter member 6-like isoform X1: MASADNEATPLLLNNQNTQGPIRNGRLYVAAFSAVLGSFIFGYAMVFPSAVIPQLQDDDDPRLHMDIRQISWFGSVFAIGAIVGGLSAMLMNDIIGRKHSIMISVIPSTAGFLMMAAANKVWLLLLGRLLTGIAAGITASSIPVYVSEISHPCVRGCLGSSPQIMTVIGGLALYALGLVLPWRWLAVAGEVPVLIMLFLLCFMPNSPRYLITKGKLDEAGRALQWLRGPDSNYIAELNRIQQSVNSQVGMQWSDLKNPFYYKPILISVLMRFLQQMTGITPILVYLEPIFEKTVDLLDPKYDAAIVGFVRLFTVTIAACLMDKAGRKSLLYASAFIMYLAMLTVTMYTHKTSCDSGNVTVGVLSATEPFGVMIGSGLSSGTLIPLFSIIFIVVGYAIGWGPITWLLMSEILPMKVRGVASGVCVVVSYITAFVLTQRFMIAVEAYGLFAPFLFFCVICVLNIIFTAKCVPETKGRTLEEIENYFRTGRTFTTAES; encoded by the exons AAATGGCCGGCTCTATGTTGCAGCCTTTTCAGCTGTTTTGGgcagttttatttttggatACGCCATGGTGTTTCCCTCCGCGGTGATTCCACAGCTTCAGGATGATGATGATCCACGTCTGCACATGGACATTCGTCAGATTTCCTGGTTTGGG TCTGTTTTTGCGATTGGAGCGATAGTAGGAGGGTTGAGTGCCATGTTGATGAATGACATAATTGGAAGGAAACACAGCATCATGATATCTGTAATTCCCTCCACGGCGGGGTTTCTCATGATGGCGGCAGCGAATAAAGTGTGGTTGCTTCTCCTGGGCAGATTGCTCACAGGCATCGCTGCTGGCATTACAGCCAGCTCCATTCCT GTCTATGTGTCAGAGATTTCACATCCATGTGTCAGAGGTTGCCTGGGATCCAGTCCTCAGATCATGACTGTCATTGGAGGTCTGGCACTCTATGCTCTCG GCTTGGTTCTGCCGTGGCGGTGGCTGGCTGTAGCTGGGGAAGTTCCCGTTCTGATTATGCTATTCCTCTTGTGCTTCATGCCTAACTCCCCACGTTACCTCATCACCAAAGGCAAATTGGACGAGGCTGGCAGAGCCCTCCAATGGCTCAGGGGCCCTGATTCAAACTATATCGCTGAACTCAATCGAATTCAACAGAGTGTCAATTCCCAG GTTGGAATGCAGTGGTCAGATCTTAAGAATCCATTCTACTACAAGCCGATCTTGATCTCTGTGCTTATGAGATTCCTGCAACAGATGACAGGTATTACACCCATCTTGGTTTATCTGGAGCCTATCTTTGAGAAAACAGTTGATTTACTG GATCCCAAGTATGATGCAGCCATAGTGGGATTTGTTAGACTGTTCACTGTCACGATCGCAGCCTGTTTAATGGACAAAGCTGGCAGGAAATCTCTGCTCTACGCATCAG CATTTATAATGTACCTGGCCATGCTGACAGTGACCATGTACACCCACAAAACATCATGTGATTCTGGGAATGTAACTGTTGGAGTCCTGTCAGCAACAGAGCCATTTGGAGTCATGATTGGTAGTGGGTTAAGCTCTGGCACACTTATCCCCCTCTTCAGCATCATCTTTATAGTAGTTG GTTATGCAATAGGCTGGGGTCCGATCACATGGCTGCTGATGTCGGAGATCCTGCCGATGAAAGTGCGTGGCGTTGCTtcaggcgtgtgtgtggtggtcaGCTACATCACTGCTTTTGTGCTGACACAACGCTTCATGATAGCAGTG GAGGCATATGGACTTTTTGCACCGTTTCTGTTCTTCTGTGTGATCTGTGTACTGAACATCATATTCACTGCCAAGTGTGTGCCTGAAACTAAAGGGAGAACGCTGGAGGAAATTGAGAACTATTTCAGAACTGGACGCACCTTCACCACTGCTGAGAGTTAG
- the LOC113534898 gene encoding solute carrier family 2, facilitated glucose transporter member 6-like isoform X2: protein MVFPSAVIPQLQDDDDPRLHMDIRQISWFGSVFAIGAIVGGLSAMLMNDIIGRKHSIMISVIPSTAGFLMMAAANKVWLLLLGRLLTGIAAGITASSIPVYVSEISHPCVRGCLGSSPQIMTVIGGLALYALGLVLPWRWLAVAGEVPVLIMLFLLCFMPNSPRYLITKGKLDEAGRALQWLRGPDSNYIAELNRIQQSVNSQVGMQWSDLKNPFYYKPILISVLMRFLQQMTGITPILVYLEPIFEKTVDLLDPKYDAAIVGFVRLFTVTIAACLMDKAGRKSLLYASAFIMYLAMLTVTMYTHKTSCDSGNVTVGVLSATEPFGVMIGSGLSSGTLIPLFSIIFIVVGYAIGWGPITWLLMSEILPMKVRGVASGVCVVVSYITAFVLTQRFMIAVEAYGLFAPFLFFCVICVLNIIFTAKCVPETKGRTLEEIENYFRTGRTFTTAES, encoded by the exons ATGGTGTTTCCCTCCGCGGTGATTCCACAGCTTCAGGATGATGATGATCCACGTCTGCACATGGACATTCGTCAGATTTCCTGGTTTGGG TCTGTTTTTGCGATTGGAGCGATAGTAGGAGGGTTGAGTGCCATGTTGATGAATGACATAATTGGAAGGAAACACAGCATCATGATATCTGTAATTCCCTCCACGGCGGGGTTTCTCATGATGGCGGCAGCGAATAAAGTGTGGTTGCTTCTCCTGGGCAGATTGCTCACAGGCATCGCTGCTGGCATTACAGCCAGCTCCATTCCT GTCTATGTGTCAGAGATTTCACATCCATGTGTCAGAGGTTGCCTGGGATCCAGTCCTCAGATCATGACTGTCATTGGAGGTCTGGCACTCTATGCTCTCG GCTTGGTTCTGCCGTGGCGGTGGCTGGCTGTAGCTGGGGAAGTTCCCGTTCTGATTATGCTATTCCTCTTGTGCTTCATGCCTAACTCCCCACGTTACCTCATCACCAAAGGCAAATTGGACGAGGCTGGCAGAGCCCTCCAATGGCTCAGGGGCCCTGATTCAAACTATATCGCTGAACTCAATCGAATTCAACAGAGTGTCAATTCCCAG GTTGGAATGCAGTGGTCAGATCTTAAGAATCCATTCTACTACAAGCCGATCTTGATCTCTGTGCTTATGAGATTCCTGCAACAGATGACAGGTATTACACCCATCTTGGTTTATCTGGAGCCTATCTTTGAGAAAACAGTTGATTTACTG GATCCCAAGTATGATGCAGCCATAGTGGGATTTGTTAGACTGTTCACTGTCACGATCGCAGCCTGTTTAATGGACAAAGCTGGCAGGAAATCTCTGCTCTACGCATCAG CATTTATAATGTACCTGGCCATGCTGACAGTGACCATGTACACCCACAAAACATCATGTGATTCTGGGAATGTAACTGTTGGAGTCCTGTCAGCAACAGAGCCATTTGGAGTCATGATTGGTAGTGGGTTAAGCTCTGGCACACTTATCCCCCTCTTCAGCATCATCTTTATAGTAGTTG GTTATGCAATAGGCTGGGGTCCGATCACATGGCTGCTGATGTCGGAGATCCTGCCGATGAAAGTGCGTGGCGTTGCTtcaggcgtgtgtgtggtggtcaGCTACATCACTGCTTTTGTGCTGACACAACGCTTCATGATAGCAGTG GAGGCATATGGACTTTTTGCACCGTTTCTGTTCTTCTGTGTGATCTGTGTACTGAACATCATATTCACTGCCAAGTGTGTGCCTGAAACTAAAGGGAGAACGCTGGAGGAAATTGAGAACTATTTCAGAACTGGACGCACCTTCACCACTGCTGAGAGTTAG